The following are encoded in a window of Ursus arctos isolate Adak ecotype North America unplaced genomic scaffold, UrsArc2.0 scaffold_27, whole genome shotgun sequence genomic DNA:
- the PLAT gene encoding tissue-type plasminogen activator — protein MNTTRRELVCVLLLCGAALTLSSQEIHPRFRRGARSYRGSCRDEKTQTLHAQNESWLRPGLRGNRVEYCRCVGDRPHCHSVPVKSCSEPRCFNGGMCRQALYFSDFVCQCPEGFLGKRCEIDASATCYKDQGITYRGTWSTAESGAECVNWNSSVLALKPYSGRRPDAVRLGLGNHNYCRNPDRDSRPWCYVFKAGKYTSEFCSTPACPKEKNEDCYFGKGLAYRGTYSLTTSGASCLQWSSIVLTGKVYTAWKTNSQALGLGNHNYCRNPDGDAKPWCHVLKDRKLTWEYCDVPQCSTCGLRQYKQPQFRIKGGLYTDITSHPWQAAIFVKNRRSPGERFFCGGILISSCWVLSAAHCFQERYDPHHLRVVLGRTYREVPGEEEQKFEVEKYIVHEAFDDDTYNNDIVLLKLQSDSLHCAQESDAVRTVCLPEANLQLPDWTECELSGYGKHEASSPFYSERLKEAHVRLYPSSRCTSRHLFNKTVTNNMLCAGDTRSGGNQANLHDACQGDSGGPLVCVQDNRMTLVGIISWGIGCGQKDVPGIYTKVINYLDWIQNNMRP, from the exons ATGAATACAACGAGGAGAGAGCTGGTGTGCGTCCTGCTGCTTTGCGGAGCCGCCCTCACCTTGTCCAGCCAG GAAATCCACCCCCGATTCAGAAGAGGAGCCAGATCTTACAGAG GGAGCTGCAGAGATGAGAAGACGCAGACGCTGCACGCGCAGAACGAGTCGTGGCTGCGCCCGGGGCTGCGCGGCAACCGCGTGGAGTACTGCCGCTGCGTGGGCGACCGCCCGCACTGCCACTCGGTGCCCGTCAAAA GTTGCAGCGAGCCGAGGTGCTTCAACGGCGGGATGTGTCGGCAGGCTCTCTATTTCTCCGATTTTGTCTGCCAGTGCCCTGAAGGGTTTCTGGGCAAGCGCTGCGAAATAG ATGCCAGTGCCACCTGCTATAAGGACCAGGGTATCACCTACAGGGGCACGTGGAGCACAGCGGAGAGTGGGGCCGAGTGTGTCAACTGGAACAGCAGCGTGCTGGCCCTGAAGCCCTACAGCGGGCGGAGGCCCGACGCGGTCAGGCTGGGCCTCGGGAATCACAATTACTGCAG AAACCCGGACCGAGACTCAAGGCCCTGGTGCTATGTCTTCAAGGCGGGGAAGTACACTAGTGAGTTCTGCAGCACGCCAGCCTGCCCCAAGG aaaaaaatgaggacTGCTACTTTGGAAAAGGGTTGGCATACCGTGGCACCTACAGCCTCACCACATCTGGTGCCTCCTGCCTCCAGTGGAGTTCCATAGTCCTAACAGGCAAGGTCTACACAGCATGGAAGACCAATTCTCAGGCCCTGGGCCTGGGCAACCACAATTACTGCCG GAACCCAGATGGGGATGCCAAGCCTTGGTGCCACGTGCTGAAGGACCGCAAGTTGACGTGGGAATACTGTGACGTGCCCCAGTGCT ccaCCTGTGGCCTGAGACAGTACAAGCAGCCGCAGTTTCGCATTAAAGGAGGGCTCTACACGGACATCACCTCTCACCCGTGGCAGGCTGCCATCTTTGTCAAGAACAGGAGGTCACCAGGAGAGAGGTTTTTTTGTGGCGGAATACTGATCAGTTCCTGCTGGGTCCTGTCTGCTGCCCACTGCTTCCAGGAGAG GTATGATCCCCACCACCTTAGGGTGGTCTTGGGCAGAACATACCGAGAGGTCCCtggagaggaggagcagaaatTTGAAGTCGAAAAATACATCGTCCATGAGGCATTTGATGACGACACTTACAACAATGATATCG TCCTGCTGAAACTGCAGTCGGATTCGCTGCACTGTGCCCAGGAGAGCGACGCTGTCCGCACCGTGTGTCTCCCCGAGGCCAACCTGCAGCTGCCCGACTGGACAGAATGCGAGCTGTCTGGCTACGGCAAGCACGAGGCGT CTTCTCCTTTCTATTCTGAGCGGCTGAAGGAGGCTCATGTCCGGCTGTACCCATCCAGCCGCTGCACATCACGGCACCTGTTTAACAAAACCGTCACGAACAACATGCTGTGCGCCGGGGACACGCGAAGTGGTGGGAACCAGGCAAACCTGCACGACGCCTGCCAG GGTGACTCGGGCGGCCCCTTGGTGTGTGTGCAGGACAACCGCATGACTTTGGTTGGCATCATCAGTTGGGGCATCGGCTGCGGGCAGAAAGATGTTCCTGGTATATATACCAAGGTTATTAATTACCTAGACTGGATTCAAAACAACATGCGCCCGTGA